One Antennarius striatus isolate MH-2024 chromosome 17, ASM4005453v1, whole genome shotgun sequence genomic window carries:
- the eif2ak3 gene encoding eukaryotic translation initiation factor 2-alpha kinase 3 codes for MERGLHFGNVSISLVLLLLLETLIGFGTSQTQSSAIGRELQSAARGSVSTTDGDDGVSVMERGLENSGTPVIAADVTVEDDDNGPAGETEESYGENSGNIRPTRSLVIISTLDGRISALDPHNQGRQQWDLDGGSGCLVSSSLSKPEAFGNKMFIPSLDGALFQWNRDRKSMEAVPVSVESLLESSYRIGEDTVLVGGKSLTTYGLGVYSGKIRYICSAVGCRRWGDDEQEAEDMLLLQRTQKTVRAIRPRSGMEKWNFSVGNFELKLLPEIQSGMNFLEGDVMNGDASKDKLRVIIDEDGKQTENQQKQNHNLDLIIKVSVPDWKVMAFSPEPGGQLVWEREFYAPIASAWLVGGGKVTPIPLFDDNAYRDQAENDEEEDSDTSRKTRGAADSSIYLGMFQGQLYLQSSVRITEKFPSKAITSEKDIIPLPTVKWKPLIHSPSRTPALVGSDEFDKCLNNDKYSHEEYSNGALSVLQYPYDNGYYFPYSKHYRGKRNSAVSLIKGNGAGGERRRKKDPVLLLPWWKEIIGTIIFCIAATTYIVRKFFHPPAPMAYVRQRKESETQCQTDSKFDLEVVEPKEPVATETRPSEYVSRYLTDFEPVQCLGRGGFGVVFEARNKVDDCNYAIKRIRLPNREVAREKVMREVKALAKLEHQGIIRYFNAWQESPPEGWQEEMDQRWLKDASTTDWPMSFHDHMEVLSVKVPVSSSVPPPFEPEGESLEVSVNARSLFSSSTGGPGGFDVDMADMSLHPMLGHDSLMSERDSQADPDASDTPHSFELCSPRGPSDCTSSSFDIVFEDSGCDRDAEAETDSASGVASVGSRREKNSSTSAHSRRQESVPTSSSSPPRPTSLSLVLPTTPPTQRVLPSPKVYLYIQMQLCRKENLKDWMAQRCHPEHREHNQCLDIFLQIAEAVDFLHSKGLMHRDLKPSNIFFTMDDVVKVGDFGLVTAMDQEEDEDAPSALTPAPLLTRHTGQVGTKLYMSPEQLSGNSYSHKVDIYSLGLILFELLYPFRTQMERVRTLTEVRALRFPESFSKNNVQELSMVHSMLSWSPSERPEVAEIIGTPLLQELQLEMPCRQAMRQRSRTYSASSMGRPSRQSSSST; via the exons GTCTCTGGTGATCATCAGTACCCTTGATGGGAGGATTTCGGCTCTGGATCCCCACAACCAGGGTAGGCAGCAGTGGGACCTGGATGGTGGCTCAGGGTGCCTGGTGTCCTCCAGCCTTAGCAAACCCGAG GCGTTTGGCAATAAGATGTTCATCCCCTCACTGGACGGTGCCTTGTTCCAGTGGAACCGGGACAGGAAGAGCATGGAGGCAGTGCCTGTCAGCGTGGAGTCCCTGCTGGAGTCGTCCTACCGAATTGGAGAGGACACGGTCCTGGTTGGGGGCAAGTCCCTCACTACCTACGGCTTGGGTGTTTACAGCGGCAAG ATTCGGTACATCTGCTCCGCGGTGGGCTGCCGGCGCTGGGGGGACGACGAGCAGGAGGCCGAAGATATGCTGTTGCTGCAAAGGACTCAGAAGACTGTTCGAGCCATCCGGCCCCGCTCAGGGATGGAGAA GTGGAACTTCAGTGTTGGAAACTTCGAGCTGAAGCTCCTTCCTGAGATCCAGTCTGGAATGAACTTCCTTGAGGGAGATGTCATGAATGGCGATGCCTCGAAGGACAAGCTGCGCGTCATCATTGATGAAGACGGCAAGCAAACGGAGAACCAGCAAAAGCAGAACCACAACTTAGACCTCATCATCAAAGTGTCTGTACCCGACTGGAAAGTCATGGCCTTCAGTCCCGAGCCCGGTGGGCAGCTGGTGTGGGAACGTGAG TTCTACGCGCCCATCGCTTCAGCTTGGCTAGTGGGCGGGGGCAAGGTCACGCCAATCCCCTTATTTGATGACAATGCCTATCGCGACCAGGCAGAAAAcgatgaggaagaggacagCGATACTTCAAGGAAGACCAGAGGAGCTGCGGACTCCAGCATTTACCTCG GGATGTTCCAGGGACAGCTCTACCTCCAGTCCTCCGTGAGGATCACTGAAAAGTTCCCTTCCAAAGCCATCACATCGGAAAAGGACATAATTCCACTTCCCACTGTCAAATGGAAGCCTCTCATAC ATTCCCCATCTCGGACGCCAGCCCTGGTCGGCTCTGACGAATTTGACAAATGTCTGAACAACGACAAGTACTCCCATGAGGAATACAGCAACGGAGCGCTGTCCGTCCTCCAGTATCCATACG ACAACGGCTACTACTTCCCCTACAGCAAGCATTACCGGGGGAAACGGAACAGCGCGGTCAGCCTGATTAAGGGGAATGGGGCTGGAGGGGAGCGTCGCAGGAAGAAGGACCCCGTCCTGCTGTTGCCCTGGTGGAAAGAGATCATCGGCACCATCATCTTCTGTATCGCCGCCACCACCTACATCGTGCGCAAGTTCTttcacccccccgcccccatggCCTATGTGAGG CAACGCAAAGAGTCGGAGACGCAGTGCCAGACTGACTCCAAGTTCGACCTGGAGGTTGTGGAACCCAAAGAGCCGGTCGCTACAGAGACCCGACCCAGTGAATATGTGTCAAG GTATCTGACTGACTTTGAGCCGGTGCAGTGCCTCGGCCGCGGGGGGTTCGGCGTTGTGTTTGAAGCCCGCAACAAAGTGGATGACTGCAATTACGCCATCAAGAGGATTCGTCTGCCCAACAG AGAGGTGGCCCGGGAGAAGGTGATGCGGGAAGTGAAAGCTTTGGCTAAGCTGGAGCACCAGGGGATAATCCGATACTTCAACGCCTGGCAGGAGAGCCCCCCCGAGGGCTGGCAGGAGGAGATGGACCAGAGGTGGCTGAAAGACGCCAG CACCACTGACTGGCCAATGAGCTTCCATGACCACATGGAGGTGCTGTCAGTCAAAGTCCCGGTGTCCAGCTCTGTGCCGCCTCCGTTTGAGCCCGAGGGAGAATCTTTGGAGGTGTCCGTCAACGCCCGGTCCCTCTTCTCCAGCAGCACCGGCGGTCCGGGAGGCTTTGATGTCGACATGGCAGATATGTCCCTTCACCCCATGCTGGGCCACGACAGCCTAATGTCTGAGCGGGACAGCCAGGCAGACCCCGACGCCTCAGACACTCCACACTCCTTCGAGCTCTGCTCCCCCCGTGGCCCCAGCGACTGCACCTCCTCGTCCTTCGACATCGTTTTCGAGGACTCAGGCTGCGACCGCGACGCCGAAGCAGAAACGGACTCGGCTTCCGGCGTGGCCAGTGTGGGCTCgagaagagagaagaacagCTCGACTTCCGCTCACAGCAGACGACAGGAGTCTGTTcctacctcctcttcctcacctcctcggCCGACCTCTCTGAGCCTGGTTCTACCCACTACTCCCCCAACCCAGCGAGTCCTGCCATCGCCCAAG GTGTACCTGTACATCCAGATGCAGCTCTGTAGGAAGGAGAACCTGAAGGACTGGATGGCTCAGCGCTGCCACCCGGAGCACAGGGAGCACAACCAGTGTCTGGACATCTTCCTCCAGATCGCAGAGGCCGTCGATTTCCTGCACAGCAAGGGTCTCATGCACAGGGACCTCAAg CCCTCAAACATCTTCTTCACTATGGATGACGTGGTGAAGGTGGGCGACTTTGGCCTGGTCACGGCCATGgaccaggaggaggatgaggatgcgCCGAGCGCCCTGACACCCGCCCCGCTCCTCACCCGACACACCGGCCAGGTCGGCACGAAGCTCTACATGAGTCCTGAGCAG CTGTCCGGAAACTCCTACTCCCACAAAGTGGACATCTACTCCCTGGGACTGATCCTGTTTGAGCTGCTGTATCCCTTCAGGACCCAGATGGAGAGAGTAAGG ACACTGACGGAGGTCAGAGCTCTGCGATTCCCGGAGAGCTTCTCCAAGAATAACGTTCAGGAG CTGAGCATGGTGCACAGCATGCTGTCCTGGAGCCCCAGCGAACGCCCTGAAGTGGCCGAGATCATCGGGACGcccctcctccaggagctgcagctggagATGCCTTGCCGACAGGCCATGAGGCAGCGCTCCCGCACCTACAGCGCCTCCTCCATGGGCCGCCCCTCGCGCCAGTCGTCGTCGTCTACCTGA